A section of the Oryza sativa Japonica Group chromosome 1, ASM3414082v1 genome encodes:
- the LOC4324179 gene encoding probable plastid-lipid-associated protein 14, chloroplastic, whose translation MPVVAAAAAAVAARPTGAGPARPLRGGVSARPCRRRGFRAEASSSASTPAPVAADEGAGAGPCPVVRFEMGDFDVADRVSVGLHGRSDEMIFEATVRDPSSELYGSTVVLRQLMSFQAKRRGRRALEVLKKLARRQMMYHSYAMQVHGYVTPGNDVEQDDGSFILVHGYHGSYSLRHWLQLSDWLPTLEATLALDEEQVRRVGDDSVGGPAVTRQLRLIRILMRDLLIGVNYLHSHGLAHTELRLENVHVSPIDKHVKVGILGNAVDFHDNDPRNSTLASNDERRKMMIAFDMRCVGFIMAKMVLRELMDSSTFLKFKSFLTKGDDPACLREFLLPILCRNSPSGNIGLQMLDRQWGAGWNLLALLLATKPDKRISCVDALRHPFLCGPKWRINPSVDVIRWGLGSTAVRMAEDYIYGQHQRRRLAYFVELMEVLNPNPRTENWLNILPGHWRLLYCTGRHIGLTLRQPSPRILITDVFLTFAQTSDSIDPVFSLTSDIGFKIMAESDWPHDKSGSEGTLSVTSSARIATGRIYIHEQDGDDSRVASSRSSRRYLRGKWRKVSKMKELPASLPTVNITMDELDVSMSCSSTLNVSSAQKVLQEIRTQTPPEMFDLSKIVCGTYVDARLMILRGVNGSALFFTRSNSRADS comes from the exons ATGCCTgtcgtcgcggccgccgccgccgccgtcgccgcccgaccGACCGGGGCTGGCCCCGCGCGCCCCTTGCGCGGCGGCGTGTCCGCGCGCccgtgccggcggcgggggtTCCGGGCGgaggcgagctcgtcggcgtcaACGCccgcgccggtggcggcggatgaGGGGGCAGGAGCGGGGCCGTGCCCCGTCGTCAGGTTCGAGATGGGCGACTTCGACGTCGCTGACCGCGTCAGCGTCGGGCTCCACGGGCGG TCGGACGAGATGATCTTCGAGGCCACGGTGCGCGATCCGAGCAG TGAGCTGTACGGTTCGACGGTGGTGCTGCGGCAGCTGATGAGCTTTCAGGCGAAGCGCAGGGGCCGGCGCGCGCTGGAG GTGCTGAAGAAGCTGGCTCGCCGACAGATGATGTACCACTCTTACGCGATGCAGGTCCATGGATATGTTACTCCAGGCAATGACGTGGAGCAGGACGATGGATCCTTCATCCTGGTGCACGGG TACCATGGGAGTTACTCTTTGCGCCACTGGTTGCAACTCTCTGATTGGCTTCCAACCTTAGAAGCAACATTAGCGTTGGATGAGGAACAAGTTAGGAGGGTAGGTGATGATTCAGTAGGAGGACCTGCTGTAACCCGGCAGCTACGTCTAATCAGGATATTGATGAGAGACCTTCTGATTGGT GTGAATTATCTGCATAGCCATGGGCTAGCACATACTGAGCTTAGATTGGAGAATGTTCATGTAAGCCCAATAGACAAACATGTTAAA GTTGGTATTCTTGGGAATGCTGTTGATTTTCATGACAATGATCCTAGAAATAGCACATTAGCAAGTAATGATGAAAGGAGAAAAATGATGATTGCATTTGACATGAG ATGTGTTGGCTTTATCATGGCAAAGATGGTTCTGAGAGAGCTAATGGATTCTTCTACTTTCCTAAAATTCAAGTCATTCTTGACAAAG GGAGATGACCCAGCATGTCTGCGTGAGTTCCTTTTACCTATTCTGTGCCGAAATTCTCCATCCGGGAATATTGGTCTGCAG ATGCTTGATCGACAATGGGGTGCTGGTTGGAATCTTTTGGCGTTATTGCTGGCAACAAAACCTGACAAAAGGATAAG TTGTGTGGATGCATTGAGGCACCCCTTCCTTTGTGGACCTAAATGGCGCATAAATCCATCAGTTGATGTCATACGGTGGGGCTTGGGTTCTACTGCTGTCCGCATGGCTGAAGATTATATTTATGGACAGCATCAG CGTAGACGATTAGCATATTTTGTTGAATTGATGGAGGTGCTAAACCCTAATCCAAGAACAGAG AACTGGCTTAACATCCTACCTGGTCACTGGCGTCTCTTATACTGTACTGGAAGGCACATCGGTCTAACACTTCGTCAGCCTTCTCCGAGAATCCTCATCACTGATGTGTTTCTCACATTTGCACAAACTTCAGACTCCATTGATCCTGTGTTCTCTCTGACCTCAGACATTGGTTTCAAAATTATGGCAGAATCTGATTGGCCTCATGACAAATCTGGTAGCGAAGGAACATTATCTGTTACCTCATCTGCGAGGATAGCAACTGGAAGAATTTATATTCACGAACAGGATGGTGATGATAGTAGGGTTGCATCTTCAAGATCTTCTAGGAGATACCTTCGTGGTAAGTGGAGAAAAGTTTCAAAAATGAAAGAGCTGCCTGCTAGCCTCCCCACAGTAAACATTACCATGGATGAACTCGACGTATCAATGAGCTGCAGCTCGACTTTAAATGTCAGTTCTGCGCAGAAGGTGCTGCAAGAGATCCGCACTCAGACCCCGCCAGAAATGTTTGATTTATCAAAAATTGTTTGTGGGACATACGTTGATGCAAGGTTGATGATTCTTCGTGGTGTTAACGGGTCCGCGTTATTTTTCACCAGATCAAATTCTAGAGCTGATTCCTGA